TGAAAGACGATCGTGATGATGTCGTAGAAGTCGATGATGAAGCGGTTGCTCGATGCTTTCTGGACGAGCAGGTGGAAGCGCTCGTCCAGCTCCGAGAAGTCCATGTAGCGATTGTCGATATCGGCAAGCAGTGCATGATGTTGCGCTTCGACCAGCCGAAGCTCGGCCCAAGCCGGGTGATCCTCGGCCAGATGGACGAAACTCGCCGCCGAGCGGAGCTCGAACATTTCGCGCACTTCTGTCAGTTCCAACGCAAATTCTCGGGTAAAGCCCTTGAGCACCCAATGGCTGTTCGGCCGCTTCTCGATGAGCCCGAAACGACTGAAGCGAATGAGAAATTCCCGCACGCTCGTGGTACCGATGCCGATTTCACGGGCAAGTTCCAGCTCGTTGATCTGCATGCCCGGCTGTGCGCCGCCGGCGAGGATGCGGCGCATGAAACTGCGCTCGATGATCTCGGAGAGTGAACTCGTTTCCTCATCGGGAAAATAGTCAGACC
This DNA window, taken from Peteryoungia algae, encodes the following:
- a CDS encoding GntR family transcriptional regulator gives rise to the protein MAKQNTVFKDAYNRTLKLIEETDTLPSEPELCGLLSVSRTTVRTVLTRLGEAGLVAWDKRSKTVLRRPIGSDYFPDEETSSLSEIIERSFMRRILAGGAQPGMQINELELAREIGIGTTSVREFLIRFSRFGLIEKRPNSHWVLKGFTREFALELTEVREMFELRSAASFVHLAEDHPAWAELRLVEAQHHALLADIDNRYMDFSELDERFHLLVQKASSNRFIIDFYDIITIVFHYHYQWNKTNARARNQRALEEHLDYIQALFSRDPAKVEKACRQHLKSARETLLQSIQETV